ATCCTTGACCGGCATGGTCAGATCCACCACCGCACAGCAATAGCGACCGACGTGCGCCCTCAACTCGGCAATCGCCTCGTCCCCGGACAGGAATGCGGCTACTTCCAATCCGCATTGCTCCAGCATTACCGTGGTGATTGCCAGAACGTCCTCATCGTCGTCGACGGCCAGCACTGCACCGCCGGTTCGTGGCTGCTGCGCGGTCAGATGCTGCCTCGGCGACAGCTCCGGTTCGTCGGCGGCTGCAATCAGCGGCAGATAGACCCGAAACTCGGTGCCGATCCCGATTTCACTCAGGATCCTGATGGAGCCACCGTGGGCCTTGATGATTCCCTGCACCACCGACAGGCCGAGGCCGCGACCGGTGGTCTTGGTGGTGTAAAAGGGCTCGAACAGGCGTCGCTGCACGTCTTCAAGGATGCCGGGCCCATCGTCGCGCACCAGCAATTCCAGATAGCGCTCGGACAGCGGCAACGGCCATTGCATGGCAGTGACCTGGACGTCGGGTTCGGACACCACTGACAGTCGCAGCTGCACCTGTCCGCTGCGTTCACCGATGGCGTCCACCGCGTTCTGGACGAAATTCAGCAGCACCTGTTCGATCTGCGTCCCATCGCCCAAGACCGTGGCCGGCCGCGTATTGATGACCATGCGCAGGCGCACATGATGCCCGCAGGAAGCCCGGAGCAGCGGCTCGATCGAGTCCAGCAGTTGTGCCACGTCCACCGGATGCATCTGCGCCACGGTCTTGCCCGCGTAGGCCAGCATGCGCTCGGTCAAGCCTTCCATGCGTCCGAGTACGCTTTCCACGGTGCCCAGATGGCGTCCCAGCATGCTACCGACCGGGACCGCGGACACCGCCATGTTGAGCTGGCCGATGGCGGCCATCAGCATGTTGTTGAGGTCGTGGGCGATGCCCCCGGCCATGACGCCCAGGCTCTCGGTTTTCTGGGCCTGATAGATCTGCCGTTGCAGTTCTTCACTCTCGTCGGCGCGGCGACGGTCCTCGCTGATGTCGAAGACCACGCTGCTGAGCACGCCCTTGTGCTGGGCATAGACCCCCTCGTTGCGCAGGAAGGCGCGCAACCAACGTACCCGGCCATCCGTCAATGTGAGCGGTAGATCGAGTGAGGTTCGAGCCTCGCTGCTCAGAAAACGCGACAGCTCGCCGCTGACCCGATTGCGGTGATCCGGGAGCACGCGAGCCAACAATTCATCAGGCATCACCACATGCGGCTCGTTGAGCTCCATCAATTCGGCATAGGCACCGACGAGTTCGGCCTCGTTGCGGGAACGATCTAGCCTGAAGGCACCGATACCGGCATCGCGCAGCACCCGATCCAGCCAGCGCTCTCGTTCGATCATGGTCACCCGCTCGCGCCGGGCGGCCTCGATATCGGTGCCGACGAACACGAATTGGCTGCGCACGCCATCATCATCACCAAAGGTACTGGCGTCTACCTGATACCAGCGTTCCCCGCCGGGGTGACAGCGCATACGCCAGGCGAAGCTGGCGGCCCCGGTACCCAGCAAGCTACGCACCGACTCCCGGCGCTGCTCGATGTCCTCCGGAAAACAATAGTCATCCATGGAACTGCCAAGCACCGAGTCCAGGGGCAAGCCTGCCGCCGCGGAAAAGGCCTGATTGGCCAGCACAATGCGCCCCTGACCGTCGACCATCAGGATTGCAGCCCGTGCGGTATCGATCAGGCTTCGCAAGCGCAGCAGGTGGGAGCGGGATTCATGCTCGGCCGATACCTCCCGCAGCACGCCGGACACACAGGCCAGCACCCCGGCCTCGTCACGACGCACAATCGCCGCCACCCGCACCCAGCGGCTACGTCCGTCGTCGCCAATGACGCGAAATTCGATGGGATCGGCAGGGCCGGCCAAGGCGCGGGCAAAATGCCGGCGGGCCCGGCCCCGATCATCCGGATGCAGCCGCGCCACCCAGTTTGGCAACTGCTCCGGCAGTGTGGCATCGGCCGACAGGCCCAGAAGCCTCAGAAAGCCTGGTGAACTGCGCAGCGAACCGTCGTGCTGCCATTCAAAGAATTCGACGCCCGCCACCTGCAGCAGCGCGCCAAAAAGATCGACATCGGCCGCCAGTTCGCGGCGGCTGAGTTCGATATCGGTGACGTCGGTCAGAACCAGCACCAGATTGCCATCACCGGCGGCGGAACGTGACAGGGTTGCACGCAGCCACACTGCCGGGCGACCGCGCCGCCCCTGAGCGCGGACCATGCAGCGGCGCTCGCGCAGGCTGTTGTCGTCCAGTTGCGCTATGCACTCCTTGATCTGCTCGCATTGACCGTCTGCGAAGACTTCGGAAAGGGATTTGCCCATGAGAGATTCGGCGCTGTCCCGGCGCAGCAGTTCCGCGGCACGTTCGGTGGCGACCAGAATGCGACCCTGTTCATCAAGGTCAATTTGCGCAATCCGACTGGCCCCATGGGCACTGCGCCAGGCCCGATTCTCTGCTTGCAGGCGTGCCAGTTCAGCACGCAGGCCGGCGATCTGATCGGCAGCGGGCTCTGCAGGCTCAGTCACGATCCAGCGCTCTCAACCAGAATCCCATGTCGTGCCCGGACTCGGCCGTCTGGCCCAACTCGCGCCAGCTGAAGTTTGCCCGCAACGCAGATTGGCGCCGGTAGCCGCGGCCCAGCCAGAAATCGTGCAAGGACCGCGCTTGCGGCGGGCGTCGGGGATCGTCCGAGTCACGCTCGACGGCGCAGAAACAGGTGTGGGTGATGCCGTCCAGGGAGCGCGCATAGTGTTCGCGGGCATCGAAGAAGCGATGGCCCAGACCGCAGCCTCGATATGCAGTGTCGAGCACGGATTCGCCGAAGTAGAGGACACGGTTTGCATCGTAGCCGGCAGCCAGCAGCGGCGCTCGGCAATATTCCGCTTCGTCACACAAGGGTACAGCTGTGGCGCAGCCCACGATGCGCCCCTGGTCCACCGCCAGCACGAACAGGCTGCGTGGCGACCGACTGTAGGTCTGCAGATATCTGGATTCGTATTCCAGATCGCCGTCGTACAGATACGGCCATTCCCGGAATACCCGGATGCGCAACCTTGCCAGGGCCGTCAGGAAAGGGCGGATGGCCGCGCCGGTCAGCGAGAGCAGCGATACCGACGAATCGGCGTTGACCGGCTCAGCGCTGGCCAGCACTCGACCTGCGCGCACGGTGTCGGGGAAATCGCCGAACAGGCCATCACAACCGAGCGCAAAGGCGTGGGCGCACTCCTCCACCGGGCTCAGGTCAGGCGCGGGCTGATCATCACGAAAAGTCCAGGCATGAACCATCTGATCAGCGGCATGGGCAGCGGCCAAGAAGTCGCGTCCAGGCGGCGTCAACAGCGCCGGTTTGCCAACCCCATAGCCGTCAACCTCCGGCTGCAAGCGGGGCAGCTCCACCGACAGCTGCACTACCCGTGACCCGCAACGCTGGCGCACCCGGGCCAGGCAGTCGCCATCAAAACACTGCACCAGAACCGGCGCCTCGGCTCCCAACAGGCCGACAGCAGCCAGATCACGATACAGCAGCTCTACCACATCCACTCCCCGATCGAGAAAGTAACCGGGATGCTTGAGTTCGGGATAGACCAGAAGGTTCCGCCCGCGTCGCCGACGCTGCTCCAGCAACAGTTTCAGAATCTCGCTGAAACGCGGAATCCGGTAACAGCCATCGCGATGATGAGCGCGCGCGGGCCAGGGTTGAACGGCGCGCAATTGATCGATCTGCGTCGAGCAGAGATCGGCAATCCACCAGTCCTCGTTGCCATCAGGTCCGGGCCGGCGAAGTTCCCCAAACTCGGGGCGCTGAGCGATATCCGTACTTCGGGCCAAACCCAGATCATGTCGCGCGTAAAGCACGCCATCGGCACTCGCCACCAGATCGGGCTCGATGACATCGCAGCCCTGCTCGATCGCCAGCGCGTAAGCCGGCAAGGTGTGTTCAGGCAGATGTCCGCTGCAACCGCGGTGTGCAATCACCCAAGGTTGGGTGAGCGGGCGCCATCGCGTATGGGGCTGCACGCCGTCTCCTGCATCAGTACGATCCGAGCATCAGTCTACGGCAAGATCAAATCCGGCTCCCCGTCTTGTGTCAACTGAACCAGCCCGGCACCAGGGTCTTGAACCATTCGGTGGCCTCGGCCCCAAGGAAGAACAACGCATAGAAAAAGGCGGCGAAGTACACCACCGTGGCAATCAGCCAGAAGATGCTGACCAGCACCATCAGGCCGTCCCGTTCCAGCAGGGCGATGGCGGCAAACAGCATCCCCAGCGCCGGCAGCGTGTTGTTGAAGGGCAAGATCGGCGCCGGGATCACCAGCAGCAAGCCACCGATCGCAATCAGGCTGCCGCAGAAGCGTTCACCGAAACGGCCGTCGACCCAGGAAGTCAGTCGCTCACGGGTGATCTTCGCCAGCATCCGGATCAACCACTGACACAGGCCGAGCAGGCGCTCCCACAGCTTGGTCGAAGGCTTGATCTCGTAGATCTTGGTCGGCAGCCACATGCGCTCGCGCCCGCGCAGCAGTTGCCAGCCCAGCGAGGTCAGCACCAGGCCGCCGGCACTGGACAGCGGCCCGAGCGTCAATGGTTGCAGGAAGGGCAGGCACAACAACACCGTGGACAGCGCAAAGGCCGAAGTCTTCAGGCTGTCGAGCGCCTCGCCCAGGCTCATTGGCTGGTGCTCGGCACGCTCGGTGCACTCGGTCAGCACCCGGATCAGGGTCAAACGATGTTCCATGGGGCCGCCGTAGCCATATCGGAGCCGCGGATCATAGCGGTAACGGCCGTGCAGACATGAATCGGCGCTGTTTCAGGTCATGGATTGGGACAAGAGTCTGCGTGCGGGCCCTGAGTCGGCGTCGAGGCGAACCGCTTGAATCGTCACGAAACTGCCCACGGGCCATGAACCATCGGAACGGAAGTAGGCCGAGGGTGCCGCACAGCGGCTCCCCGGCGCCCTTGGACTGCGCCGGGGAACGCGCCTGCGGCGCGCACCCTCGGCCTACGCGCAAACGGCACCATTACGGCCAATCAAACACTTACGATATAGGCTCATGGAGAACGTGGCGAAGCAATCCAGACACACATCCTCAGAAGCACTGGATTGCTTAGTCGCTGCGCTCCTTGCAATCACGCATCAATAACTTGCGATACCTGTTCCTGGAGAGCGCGGTGGCGGAGCTTTGCTGAGGCCAGGGACAAAAAGCGGCCGCGCAGGCGCGCGTCTCTCCGCAGAATCACTCGGAGCTGAGCCGCTCCCCTGCCTCATTTCAGCTGCGGCTCGAGCCAGTTCCATACCGTGTCGCGGATGTGCGCCTGCGCCGCAGCGGTCGGATGAACCTGGTCTTCCTGGAAGTTGGCAAGATCCATGGCCAGACCGTCCAGCAGGAAGGGCAGGAGCGGAAGCTGCAGCTCGCTGGCCAGTTGCTGGTAAACCGCCCGGAAACGACTGCGGTAGGCCTCGCCGTAGTTGGCGGGCAGTTCAATGCCGATGAGACCGACCTTGGCATCCGCTCCGCGGGCCAGTTCGATCATCTGCAACAGGTTGGCGCGCATCGACGCAATCTGCAGGCCGCGCAGCCCATCATTGGCGCCGAGTTCAATCAGCACCAGAGAGGGTCGATGGGTCTTCAGGGCAGCAGGCAAACGGGTCAGACCACCGGCTGTGGTTTCGCCACTGATGCTGGCGTTGACCACCTGCCACTGACCAGGATGACTTTCGGCCAGCTTGTTCTGCAGCAATTGCACCCAACCTTGATCGGTCGGGATGTTGTGTGCCGCGCTCAAGCTGTCGCCCATCACCAGCAGCGTGCGCACCTCGGCAGCCGCCAGTGCAGTTCCCCACCACAGCAACAGCAGAAACAGGATTCGCCTCATGAATAGCGGTACCGAACTCGTCGTTGAAGCCAGCGACATTAGCAAACAAGTCCTGACTGCAGCCGGTGAATTGTCGGTACTCGATGCCATTGACGTTCAGCTGCCAGCTGGGGAATCACTGGCCATCGTCGGCGAATCAGGCTCTGGCAAGACCACTCTGCTGTCGCTACTGGCCGGGCTCGATCAGCCCAGCAGCGGTGAAATCTCTCTGTTCGGCCAGCACCTGAAGGGCCTGGATGAAGATGGTCGCGCCGCACTGCGCCTGGGACGAGTCGGCTTCGTGTTCCAGGCCTTTCATCTGCTACCCAGTTTCACAGCGCTGGAGAATGTCGCCGCACCGCTGGAACTGGCAGGCAACCGGGCAGCAATGACCAAGGCCCGCGCCGCGCTGGAACGGGTGGGTCTGGCGCACAGGCTCGATCATCTGCCGCGGCAGCTGTCGGGCGGTGAACAGCAGCGCGTGGCCCTGGCGCGGGCCTTTGCGATCGGCCCCAAGCTGCTGTTCGCCGACGAGCCCACAGGCAATCTGGACCAGAACACCGGTGCCCGCGTCGCCGATCTGCTTTTCGAGCTGAACCGCGATACCGGCACCAGCTTGATATTGGTGACCCACGATCTGCGCCTCGCCGCTCGTTGTCAGACTCAAATCCGGCTCGAAGCCGGCCGGCGGATCGCATGAACCTGCTGATCACCCTGTTGCGCCACGCCCGTCGCGAATGGCGCGCCGCTGAACTGAAGCCGGTGCTGGCGGCTTTGCTGGTGGCGGTTACCGCCGCCACCGGCGTGCTTGCCTTCACCGACCGCGTCGAGCGTGCCCTGAACGCGCGCGGCGGCGAACTGATCGGTGGCGATGCGGTGCTGTCCTCGCGCCAGCCGATTCCGGCAACGCTGGTCGATCAAGCCAGCGCCGCCGGACTACAGACCACGCCAGTAGTCGCCTTCCCGACCGTTTTGTTTGCCGGCGAAGCCAGCGTACTGGTCGAAGTCAAGGCTGTTGCCGACGACTATCCGCTGCGTGGGCAACTGAAGACGGCGATGACAGCGACGGGTCTCGGAGCAATGGCTGCGGCGCCGGCGACAGGGACCGCCTACATCGACGCCCGGGCGCTGGCCGCGCTGCAACTGGAGGTCGGCGCCGACGTGGAGATCGGCAATGCCCGCCTGCGCGTGGCCGGCGTGCTCACCGAGGACCCGGAGGGCGCCGGCAGCTTCCTCACCCTGGCCCCCCGAGCCATCGTCCGCATCGAGGATGTCACCCGTCTCGGTCTGCTCGGCCCGGCCAGCCGCGCCTTTCACCGTCTGCTGATTGCGGGTCCCATCGCTGCCGTGGAGGGTTATGCCGAATCGGTCCGCCCGCAACTGAAGGGTCAGCGGCTGACCCTGGCTCGCGATGCCGAGCAGCAGCTGGCCGAGGTCGGTCGCCAGACCCGGGCCTTTTTCGGTCTGGCGGCGTTGGCGGTGCTGTGGCTGGCAGCCCTGGCCATCGCCCTGACCGCGCGTCGCTACACCGAAGCCCGCCGTGAAGTCGTCGCCCAACTGCGCTGCTTCGGCCTGTCGCGAAGACGCATCCTGCTGCAGCTCGGGGCCACCCTGGGTCTGTACGGACTGCCGGCGATTGCGCTGGGTATTACCCTGGGCTATGGACTGCAAGCGATGATTGCCCTCGGCGTGGGCGCGCTGTTCAACGAAACCCTGCCGAACCCCGGCCCACGCGCCGCCTTGCTCGGCGCCTTGGTCGGCGTGTTGGCCTACCTGAGTTTTACCCTTCCAGCGCTGGCCAAACTCACTGCCACGGCGCCGTCGACCTTGCTGCGACAGACCGAGGATCGCCTCGGCCTGCGCGAGTGGCTGGCCTACCCTGCTGCGCTCGGCGTGCTCACGCTGGCGATCTGGTTGCTCACCGGCGAGGGTCAGCTCGGCATCATCGCCATGATCGGCATGAGCGTACTGGCGCTGAGCCTGGCGGGAGTCATGTGGCTGCTGCTGCGCGCCATTCGCAAGCACACGCCGGGCCGCAGCTTCGTCACCCGTCAGGCGCTGCGTCAGTTTGCCTCCAGACCGGGCACCACGCTGTTGTCGGCCGTCTCACTGGCATTGGCGCTGGCGGCCGTGTTGCTGCTGGGTGTGGTCTCGGGCGATCTGGTGCGGCAATGGCGCAGCGGCCTGGATCAGGACACGCCCAATCGCTTCCTGCTCAACATCCAGCCCGATCAGACCGAGACGCTGCGAGCACAGCTCGCGGATCTCGGTATCGGCGATGCGCAGTTCTATCCTTTTGCGGTGGCGAGGTTGGTCGCCATCAACGGCACCAAACCCACGCCCGAGGCCTACACCGACCCGCGCGCGGCGCGCTTCATCGACGGCAACCTCAATCTGAGCTGGAGTCAGGAGCTGCCGGCCGCCAATACCCTGATCGCCGGCAGCTGGTGGAGTGAAGGGCCGGAAGTGTCGATCGCCGAGAACTGGGCCAGGACCTTCAACCTCGGCGTCGGCGATCGCCTGACGATCAGCGTCGGCGACCGCGAAATCGAGGCCCGGATCGCCAATGTGCGCAAGGTCGACTGGGATTCCTTCCGGGTCAATTTCTTCCTGCTGTTCAAGCCACAGACCGTCGCTGGCCTGGACAGCACCTGGGTGACCAGCATCCGCGCCGATGCCGAGCAGGCGCGCCAGTTGGGCAGTGTCATCCGCAGTTACCCCAACATCACGCTGATCGATGTCGATGCGCTGCTGACCCGAATCCTCGGCGTAGTCGATGCGGTGGTCCGCAGCCTGTCAGTCATCTTCTGGTGCGCGCTGGCGGCGGCGGCCACTGTCCTGCTGGCGGCGCTGTCGGTCAGCGCCGGCGCCCGACGCTTCGAAAGCGCCCTGTGGCGCAGTCTTGGTGCGTCGCAACGCACGCTGCAGCGCACACAATGGCTGGAACTGGGTAGCGTGGGCGCACTCGGCGGCGGTTTCGGCGGACTGGCAGCATTGGTCACCGGCTGGTCACTGGCCGACCGCGTGTTCCAGATCGATTACGCCGCACCCTGGTGGCTGCCACTGGCCGGTGCCGCACTCGGCGCGGCGCTGTCGCTGACCGCCGCCTGGCTGGTGTTGCGCGGCGTCAGCGCCACACCGCCGGCACAGACCCTGCGGGTGGGAGCGGATTAGGCGCCGAGGCAGGAGCGACCTCGCATCGCGACCGGCGAAGCGCCGATCCACACCCTTGATCGCGCCACAAGGGCGCCTACACGAGGCATCTCGATGCGCGCGCCCGATGACCCTGCTGCGTCTTGATCGGGGCTTCCAGGCTCAACCCCCGGCAGCGCTCCAGTTCACATCTTCACCCTCACCGACTTGTGTCGCGCTGGCGCTCGGCTTATGTTTCTGCTTCGGCAGGGAGAGCGTCATGGTTCAGGGCTACGAGAAGCGTCGTCACCCACGTACGGAAATCAGCGCAGTCGCCGTGCTGATCTCCAGCGCCCGTGGCGGCTACCTGACCAATGCCCAGGATATCTCCGGCGGCGGCGCCCGTCTCAGCCGCCCGCTCACCTGGAAGGAAGGCATCCAGCCGCCCTTCCGCCTGTTCTTCATTTTCGACGAAGACACCGTCGTTGACATGCGTGCCACCCTGGTCCGCGCTGGCGATGATCATCTGGCCTTCCAGTTCGATGCCGGCCAGCCGGCCGAAATCGATCAGCTGCTGTACGAGACGCGGTTCATCGTCCAGACCGTCTGAGTACTACAGTTGTCGGTTGTCGGTTGTCGGTTGTCGGTTGTCGGTTGTCGGTTGTCGGTTGTCGGTTGTCGGCAAAGCCTCTCAGCGCCTGACATTGCGAGCCAGCCGAGCAAGCCCGACACGACGCTCCACCCCCGAACAGCGGATCGCAAGAGCGCCCTCGCGGCGCGACCTGCAGGGCGACGATCCAGTCCTGAGGCAGGGCGCGGCCAGAAGCCGGACGCCGAGAAAGCAAAGGAAAAGCAGAGAGAACGCAAAGAACAGCGTCAGATCTTCAGTGTGCCTCTCCATGAACCCATATCGCCATTTCTTGACGCGTCATTGCGAGGAACGCAGTGACGAAGCAATCCAGTGCTATTGCGGCTGTATGTCTGGATTGCTTCGCTACGCTCGCAATGACGCCGGGGGTTCATGGCTCGTAGGCAGTTTCGGGCCGAGACAGGTGGCTTGCAACGAGCTACCCCGGTCCCTGTGGGAGTCCCTGCCGCACCGCTTCGGTGCGCATCTTCGTGCGCAGAACTTGCGAGGCACCCTGTGGGAGCGGGCTCTGCCCGCGATCTTTGCCGTGGCTTGTCGAAGGCTCGCGGGCGAAGCCCGCTCCCACAGATGTTGCAAAAGCATGGACTTGCGGCTTGTTCTGAGAGAGCGGCTTCAGCCGCGATGCCTAGCTCCATGCACACTCCAGCCCCGATCGCGGACAATGTCCGCTCCCACAGCCTGGTCCGGGTCCGTGGCCGGAACCTGGCGAACCTGACCGTTCCAGTGCAGC
The nucleotide sequence above comes from Rhodanobacteraceae bacterium. Encoded proteins:
- a CDS encoding PAS domain-containing protein codes for the protein MTEPAEPAADQIAGLRAELARLQAENRAWRSAHGASRIAQIDLDEQGRILVATERAAELLRRDSAESLMGKSLSEVFADGQCEQIKECIAQLDDNSLRERRCMVRAQGRRGRPAVWLRATLSRSAAGDGNLVLVLTDVTDIELSRRELAADVDLFGALLQVAGVEFFEWQHDGSLRSSPGFLRLLGLSADATLPEQLPNWVARLHPDDRGRARRHFARALAGPADPIEFRVIGDDGRSRWVRVAAIVRRDEAGVLACVSGVLREVSAEHESRSHLLRLRSLIDTARAAILMVDGQGRIVLANQAFSAAAGLPLDSVLGSSMDDYCFPEDIEQRRESVRSLLGTGAASFAWRMRCHPGGERWYQVDASTFGDDDGVRSQFVFVGTDIEAARRERVTMIERERWLDRVLRDAGIGAFRLDRSRNEAELVGAYAELMELNEPHVVMPDELLARVLPDHRNRVSGELSRFLSSEARTSLDLPLTLTDGRVRWLRAFLRNEGVYAQHKGVLSSVVFDISEDRRRADESEELQRQIYQAQKTESLGVMAGGIAHDLNNMLMAAIGQLNMAVSAVPVGSMLGRHLGTVESVLGRMEGLTERMLAYAGKTVAQMHPVDVAQLLDSIEPLLRASCGHHVRLRMVINTRPATVLGDGTQIEQVLLNFVQNAVDAIGERSGQVQLRLSVVSEPDVQVTAMQWPLPLSERYLELLVRDDGPGILEDVQRRLFEPFYTTKTTGRGLGLSVVQGIIKAHGGSIRILSEIGIGTEFRVYLPLIAAADEPELSPRQHLTAQQPRTGGAVLAVDDDEDVLAITTVMLEQCGLEVAAFLSGDEAIAELRAHVGRYCCAVVDLTMPVKDGVEVARELRRLVPNLPILFVSGYSKEQAAELVSTDDHTQFLRKPFRMDRLSTAIEQLLRRP
- a CDS encoding GNAT family N-acetyltransferase, with product MVHAWTFRDDQPAPDLSPVEECAHAFALGCDGLFGDFPDTVRAGRVLASAEPVNADSSVSLLSLTGAAIRPFLTALARLRIRVFREWPYLYDGDLEYESRYLQTYSRSPRSLFVLAVDQGRIVGCATAVPLCDEAEYCRAPLLAAGYDANRVLYFGESVLDTAYRGCGLGHRFFDAREHYARSLDGITHTCFCAVERDSDDPRRPPQARSLHDFWLGRGYRRQSALRANFSWRELGQTAESGHDMGFWLRALDRD
- a CDS encoding exopolysaccharide biosynthesis protein; translation: MEHRLTLIRVLTECTERAEHQPMSLGEALDSLKTSAFALSTVLLCLPFLQPLTLGPLSSAGGLVLTSLGWQLLRGRERMWLPTKIYEIKPSTKLWERLLGLCQWLIRMLAKITRERLTSWVDGRFGERFCGSLIAIGGLLLVIPAPILPFNNTLPALGMLFAAIALLERDGLMVLVSIFWLIATVVYFAAFFYALFFLGAEATEWFKTLVPGWFS
- a CDS encoding arylesterase, which encodes MRRILFLLLLWWGTALAAAEVRTLLVMGDSLSAAHNIPTDQGWVQLLQNKLAESHPGQWQVVNASISGETTAGGLTRLPAALKTHRPSLVLIELGANDGLRGLQIASMRANLLQMIELARGADAKVGLIGIELPANYGEAYRSRFRAVYQQLASELQLPLLPFLLDGLAMDLANFQEDQVHPTAAAQAHIRDTVWNWLEPQLK
- a CDS encoding ABC transporter ATP-binding protein, translated to MNSGTELVVEASDISKQVLTAAGELSVLDAIDVQLPAGESLAIVGESGSGKTTLLSLLAGLDQPSSGEISLFGQHLKGLDEDGRAALRLGRVGFVFQAFHLLPSFTALENVAAPLELAGNRAAMTKARAALERVGLAHRLDHLPRQLSGGEQQRVALARAFAIGPKLLFADEPTGNLDQNTGARVADLLFELNRDTGTSLILVTHDLRLAARCQTQIRLEAGRRIA
- a CDS encoding PilZ domain-containing protein → MVQGYEKRRHPRTEISAVAVLISSARGGYLTNAQDISGGGARLSRPLTWKEGIQPPFRLFFIFDEDTVVDMRATLVRAGDDHLAFQFDAGQPAEIDQLLYETRFIVQTV